In Sulfolobales archaeon, the genomic window CTCCTAAGCTGCTCAGCCCCAGGTATATCGGGGATTCTGAAGAGAACTGAGAAGTTCAGGCTCTTACCGAATAGCCCCATCCACATAAGGGGGATCACTACTATGAATACAAGTTGTACCTTCTGCCTAAACCACTTGATCATCTCCCTCTCATATAAAGCAACTGTTTCCCTGATCATCTTCTCCTCCTCCACACAATAAGCTGTTTCCTAATATCACTCGGCTCTTCATCCCTAAACATTCTCCCAGTATATTCTACAAACACCTGATCTAGGGTTGGCCTTGTTATCGATATACTCTCAACGTCTGTATCAATGCTGCTTAGTACACCTAGAAGTCTTGCCATTGTTTTCTCAGCAGATTCTACTTTGATCCTCACTATATTCTCAACTAGATCTACGTTTAGAACCCCTTCAACAGCCTTTATCTTTTCTATGATATCTTGTGAGGGCTTAGAGATTTTTACCATTATAACATCACCTCCTATTCTTGACTTAAGCTCCTCGGGAGATCCTTCTACAACTATCCTCCCACGATCTATGATTGCTACCCTATTGCTTAGCTTATCAGCCTCATCCATATAATGGGTTGTCATAAGTATCGTTAATCCCCTCTCATTTTTAAGCCTTTTAATATAGTCCCATAGTGCTAACCTTGATTGAACATCAAGCCCCAGCGTTGGCTCATCTAGGATAAGTAGCTCGGGATCATTAACTAGGCCCATAGCAAGCTCTAGCCTCCTCCTCATACCCCCACTATAGCTCCGAACGACTCTATTGGCTGCATCCCTTAAGCCGACCATCTCTAGGAGCTCCATTGCTCTCCTCCTAGCCTCTCCCTTGGATATCCCGTATAGCCTTGCTTGGAGCATAACGTTTTCAATCCCTGTTAGCTCGTCATCTGCTGAGAGATCCTGTGGAACATATCCTATGATCTTTCTAACAGCATCTGGGTTTGATGTTACATCTATACCCATCACAGATACCCTTCCAGATGTTGGTTTAAGCAGTGTGGCTATGATCTTCATTGCAGTTGTTTTTCCAGCACCATTCGGTCCTAGTATAGAGTAGATCTCCCCCTTAGAGACTCTAAAAGAGATGCCATTAAGGGCCTTTACACCTCCTGGATAGATTTTATGTAGATCCTCTACCTCAACAACCCACATTATCTTTCGCCTCGATATAGCTTCTAAGCCTCCTCAGCTCTAATAGGAACTCCTCTTTCCTAGCTTTCTCCATACACCTCCACCTACTCATAATACCGGCTATAATAGCGTGTATATCCTCTAAAATAGGTATAACCTCTGAGGGCCCTGACCTCAGGAGATTCTCGATGAATTCCCTCTTCTTCAATATAGCCTCCCTACCCTTTTCAGTTAAACTATATATCTTTCTCCCTGTCTCATCGCTTTTAACAGTTACAAAGCCCTTAGAAGCTAGCTCGTGGAGGGAGGGATAGATATTCCCAGGGCTTGGCGATATAGAGCCTTTTGTCTCTATTCTTATTCTTTTCATTAGCTCATAGCCGTGCATCTCCCCATCTCTTAGGAGAAGGTATAGGATCAACAACTTTGTTATCCCCTTCTTCAAGATATATCTAGATATATCTTATATATCGGGGGTTATAAACTATGTTACAAGGATTCTTCGTTATCCTAATCAATATCTAGGAAGATCACCTCTAATGATTTTAAATATCTAGTATATCATTATGGAACTAAATTTTAAATAATTATGGTAAAGGCTTATACTAAATGGTCTTCATAGGTACTAGCTTCGCTATAAAGAATCCTTCAGACATATGGGTATGTGGGAAGAGTCTTGCCACAGAATTTCCAACACTATATTTAGCATATCCCTTCAACGCGTTTATCCCCGGATCTATAGGTTTTGCCCTATTCCTAATACTTTCTATCACCTCTTCCCCCTCTTCTGGAAGTATAGAGCATGTTGCGTACACAACCTCCTTAGCTAGATCTAATGCCTTGTCTAGAAGCTCACGCTGAATTGTAGAGTAATACTCTATCTTACCTCTTTTTAATAGGTGAAGCCTTATTGCTGGATCCTTTGATATTGATCCTGAGGATGAGCATGGAGCGTCTAGAAGTATCTTATCGAATGATCTATTATGTGGGGGAGATCTAGAGTCTGCTATAACTATATCTATATAGTCTAAAGCTCCGAGCTTCTTAAGAAGGTTCTTCATAGCTATTACTCTTCTCTTAGAGATATCTGTGGCCACGATTTTAGCTTTACCTTCTGTGAGCATAGCTATAAGCGATGTTTTCACACCTGGAGCTGCTGTCATATCAAGAATAGCATCTCCTTGCCTAGGCTTAAGGGCTTCAACAACCATGCATGAGGCCTTATCCTGAGGTATTGCCATTCCGAGTTTAACCGCTTTCAATAGTCTTACAGGTTTCTTAACATCTATAACTCTATATAGATACCAAAGATCTCTATCCCGTTCAACAACAGCCTCCTCCTCAAGGATCCTTAAGATCCTCTCTTCAGGAGCTTTAAGGGTATTTAACCTGAGCCACCATATCCTTTCTAACATAGATTTAAACATATTATTAACCTCATTCCCAACAAGATCTTTCATCTCTCTATAAAGCCACTCAGGAACTGAATACAGGCACCACGGCTCTAGATCTCTAGTTTTCTCTGCATCATTGTAAAGGCCTGATAAAAAGATCTTAGCAAGCTTTTTCCTAGAAGCATTTCCATATATGCATCTCAGCTTAATAACATTAGTAATAAATTCTCTAGTCAACCTATAGATTCTTTCCCTCTCATACAGGTTATCCGCACATAGTCTACCTTTACAAACATGTTTGAATGCAACATCAATAGAGAGATTTCTACTCTCAATTAAATAGAGCACACTTGCTAAAATATCGATTAGGTTTACCAAATATTCTATCCCCTATAAAAGCTTAGCTTGTATTCTGTGAATAAAAAGCTAGACGATCTTTATTGCTTCCCCGCTTGATAGATCTATAACCCCGCCGGATCTCTCAATAGCTAGATCGAAGCCTACGGATGTTATTACCTTCATATCTAGGGAGGATCTTCTGAGGATCTCAACGATCTCCCTTATGATCTGATAATAAGGTTTGCCAGCATTCTCCTTTAATGTCCTCTCTATATATCTAGTTACATGGTTGTAGAACTCCTCGCCAAGCGATAATGTGTTGAATGCCTCGATGACATTGGCTTTCTCAATACTCTCAATAGATCTCTCTAGAGAGACTTGGAAGAGATCTAGAAGCTCTTTAATCTCCACCATTCTCTTTGAAACCTCTTCAAATTCCTCAGGCTTTAAACTCTTTAGGTATAGCGCTATGTTAGCCATAGCCTCACCTATAAGGTCTAGAGATCTAGCTATGCTCCTATATCTCGGAAGCATATAGCTCTTCACCTCTAATAACCTGCCATAGCTTCTATCTATCTGCCCTAGGAATGTTTGCCTCATAGATAACATGTAGAACCTTGTAAGCTCTCTTCTAAGCTCTAATATCTCATCTACAAAGTGTAGCTTTCTCTCAACCATTAAATGCCCCAGGTATTGGATCATATATTTGATCAGGCTTGTCATTCTAGAGATTATACCGCTTATCGAGTGCTTTGTGGGATCCACGAAGATCTGTATGATAACACGTGTAGGCGTATGGTCTATGATCTCAGCGCCTATTAACTCCTTCACAAAGCCCCTAAGAGTCTTAAGCTGCTCCTCTTCTAGAGAACCATCTACAACCTCCACAGTTATAACATCATATCCAAGGCTATATGCAGCTTCTAAGCATTTATCTATTAGCGAGCTTTTAGTATATTTCGAGATCTTAAGTGTTATCTTTCTCTCTTTCTCTACCTTTGTAAAAGCAGGATATATTCTGAGGGATTTATCCTCCTCCACAGTAATCGTTACAGTATCCCCAGGCTTTAACCCAACATCTCTAACCCATTCAGCTGGTAGCGACACCATTAAGGTGGATCTACCGAACCTCTGAACCCTTCTAGCCTCTATCTCACTACTCACCCTAATCCCCCAATACTAATATAATTTTAAGGGTATTTATATATATCCAGCTTAATTATCTTATAAACAGTCCTTTCTAGTAGTACCTAGATATATACCAGGCCATGATAGCCTTTATATAGCTCCAATAGATGTATACAGCAAAAACAATTAAGTAATTAACATATGGAGTATTTTCAAGTAACTATTATAGATGTTAAGTAGATAGAAGATAACATGGGCTTGAATAAATCAATAATGGTCTTATCTATACTAGGTATAAACTCCCTGCTATATTAGGTTTTACATATGAAAGCATAGGGAGAAATGCTTTAACCTTCATTAATACTATTTAAGGCTCTTATTAAACATAAATAGCGTCTTAGCACTGTTTAAACAAGGCTCATCACATCTGAGATCTTTCATATAATGATCTATCTATCCTGTGGAGCTTATCTGAGCCCGGATGCATTACCCCTATATAAGCAAGATCATCTATTATCTCGATCTTTATTACATCAGTTGGTTTTTTAAGGTCTATCTTTGCTATCCCCGATCTCTCTATAGCGGTGCCTACTGCGATCTCTATTGCTTTACAGCTTTCTACATAGCTTCCTCTCTTAGAACATTCGACTCTAATTTTCCTTTCTCCCTTCTCTGAGACGCGTTTAAGAAGCTCTATACAGGTGTCTATGATCTTTTTGATCTCAGTATCTATGCATAGGTCTACTTTAACTGCTCTTAGGGATGCATATGGAGGTCTTTCTCTGATCTCCCGGAAAAGCCTGTCTGCATCTACTCTAGAAAAGATCTCAAGGAGATCCCTATATCTGGTTTTCTTAACCAGGATATTAGGATCCAACTTATATAGTAGATCTTCTAACTCTTCCTTAACCCTATCCTCTTTACCAGCCTTAGCAGTTATAATGATCTTGGGGCATTCCATGTTATTTGATAAACCTATCTAGCCCAGCCCCCTTTCTAGGTTTCTCCTCTTTTTGGGGTTGCAGGCCTTTATCGATAGCTTTCTCCTTCGCCTCTGCTTTTTTCGGTGTCTCGGGCTTTAGCTCTTTAGCCCCTTTTTCATGGATCTTTTTCTCCAGCTCCTTCATATATGATATAACCTCCTTAGCCCTTGGGCCGGCTAGGTATTCTATGATTGAGTTGCTCATCATCATACCAAGAGCTATTTTTGCAGCCTCTGCTGGATTATTTCGGAAGATAATCATTAGATATGGTATTACATCCTTCTTAGCAGTTGCTGTGGATATATGGTCGTGCGAAGCTATTAGCTGGGCTAGCATATCCCTCACCTCCCTACTTTCTTTACTTCTAGCCATATGCCTTATCTTCTCGGGGAATCTATAGCTAACCCATCTCCTCTCCTGACTCTTCTTAGCCATAGCTACGCCAGCGCTCATCATATCCATTGCATAGGAGAGCAGATCCCAATTCCCGGTCTTGATTATCCTCCCCATATACATATCGGCTCTCGATAGGGCTTCATATGCTCTCCAAAGATCCTCTGGATCCTGCATCTGCGCAGGAATATTCTCGTTTATCCATTGCATCAGCATATCGTTATCTAGCTGTGTGCTTGCAGCCGCAGCTCTAGCTGCTCTTGCGCTTTTAGCACTGAAGATCCTGCCCAAGGTTTCGAAGGGGTTTCTCTCTCTATCCCTATACCCAAGTATAGCTCTCACAATTTCAAGGCTGATCTTCTTATTCCCTCTAGCGACACTCTCGAGATCATTTATAGCTGATCTCAAATCCCCCTCAGATCTTCTAGCTATCTCTTTAAGAGCCTCTTCATCACATTCAAGACCCTCAGAGGAGCAGATCCTCCTCAGAACCTTAATCACATTGCCCTCGGATAGCTTTTTAAGCTCTATCGCTAACGCCGAGTTTCTCAGAGGCCTTAGAGTAGGGGACCACGGATCGTTAGCAGTCATTATCACCGGAACCCTGGTTACCTCTATAAGTCTAAGCACCGCTTCCAACCCTCCTATATCAGCTCTAGTATTTATGCCATCTACCTCATCTAGAAGTATCAGCCTCTTTCTACCGAAAAGACCTCCCTTATCCGATGCTGATATAGCTACCCTCTCTATATCCTGCATTCTTCTGAAATCACTTGCATTCATCTCTAAAAGCTCATAACCGAGATCCCTAGCTATACACTCTACAAGCGTTGTTTTCCCCACACCCGGGGGTCCGTAGAGAAGTACAGCTTTATTCTCTACATTTGGGAACTTTTTGATCCACTCAATCAGCTTGCCCTTAGCCTCATCCTGATCTACATATTCTGAAAGTGTTTTAGGTCTATACTTAATGATCCAAGGAATATATTGGCTAGCTCTTGTAGCTGCCAAGCCTCTTCCCCAGTAGGACTAGTCTGGCTAGGAAGGCGTTAAGCTGTATTTCATCATCAGCACCCTCTATAAGTCTATAATTGATTTCTCCAGCATAGTCCGCTATATATACTCTCAACTCCTCATCAATCTTTATATCTGGGTCGAAGATCTCCTTATGGATCTGTTTGATCACATCGATGCCTGAGAGACCATAGTCTATCATTATCTTTCTAAGCCTCTCCCTAGCCTCGCTGAAGTTCCCGCTAAGCGCCAGTTGGATCATCTCCCTTATCTCCTTAGGATGTGCAAGTCCAACAACCTTATATACAGAGGAAACGGTTACCTTTCCAAGTGCTGCTGCAGCCTGGAGTATATTTATAGCCCTCCTCATATCACCCTCAGTTATGTCATATATAGCATCTAGAGCCTCGGGATCATATTTTACCCCCTCCTTCTCAGAGATCATTTTTAGTCTTCCAACAACATCCTCCCTAGAGAGGGGGCTGAATCTAAAGACCGCACATCTACTCTGTATAGGCTCTATAATTTTTGATGAATAGTTAGCCATGAGTATAAATCTTGTGGTTGAAACATACATCTCCATAAGTCTTCTAAGGGCTTGCTGAGCATCTGCTGTCATGTTATCCGCCTCATCTAGGATCACAACTTTAAATGGTACATCACCAACAACAACCGATCTTGCGAATTCCTTCACCTTAGTTCTTATCACATCTATACCTCTCTCATCAGATGCATTCATCTCTAGCACGTATCTTCTATAATCCTCACCATATAGATCATGGACAAGGGCTAGTGCAACAGTTGTCTTTCCAACACCTGGTGGACCTGTAAAGAGTAGATGTGGCATGTTCTTCTCCTTCACAAATACTTTGAGCCTTGCAACTATATCGCTCTGGTTAACAACATCATCAAGGGTTCTTGGCCTATATTTCTCTGTCCATAGAAGTTGTGCTAACTCCTCAGACATCCTGATGCCCAAGAAAAACTAGTTTGAGAGACATTTATTTACAACTGAGAGCATCTGCCCTTTAGAGTGGGGAAAAGGTTAGTATTATAGATTATAGTCTACCTTTTCTGAATTCCTCTAGCAATTTGATGAATCTCTCTACAAATGCTTTAACAACTATATCGCCTTTTTCCGACGAATATTTTCCCGGCTCTCCAAAGGCGCCTATTTCTAGAGATTCACCTTCTCTGTAGAAGAAATAGATTTTAGGTCTTTTTTCAAGGGATAGGCTATGCCATTCCTCACTATATGGTCTTCTAATAGATTCATATGGTATATCCTTCCCCTCTAATTTGATCTCAACACCTAGGGAGCTAGCTATGGAGGTCTCAACCTCATCTGCATGGAAAAAGGGGTTGGTGAATACCCTATCTATTATGTCTCCAACAAACTCCCAGTAGTTGATTAGATAAGCTCTATAGCTTGATTCAAAATTGCTTGTAGCAGATTTAAGCGCTACTTTAAGCGGGTCCGAGTTTCCTCCATGTGCATTAACAACTATGACTCTCTTAATATTATTCTTAAAGATCGAGGATATATAGTCTTTCACATATGATATAAAAGAGTCTATTGAAACCCATAGCGTCCCAGGATTCCCTGACCACATATCAGAAACACCTATAGAGATTGGCTCAGCTAATAAAACCTTATAGCCAGCTTTCCAGGCCTCGCTAACAGCCTTTTCTGAGAGAGAAACAGCTATGCTAAGATCTGTGCCTAGAGGGAGGTGAAAGCCATGCTGCTCAATAGATCCACATGGAACAACGGCAACACAATCATCCCTTACACAGAGATCTCTGAACTCACGCCAGCTAAGATCCCTCCACATATATCTAGGCATATTAATCATCAATAATTATCCAAGCACAAGATATTAATTAAAATAGCTCTGACCTCCTCCCCGCCCTGAAGGGCGTGGGTTCCCTCTAGAGCGGGGAGGTTTGGGCTACATCCCGAGCTATTGCTCGGTTCAGCCTCGCGCCCGGTCTTAGGCGTGTTACCCCTACCCCGCATAGTGTGGGGCTCGGGGTTATGGACTTCTTTTTAGCTAGTATGTTGAATGCCCCCACGAGGTCTGCGTTGAATACCCTGTGATGTTTGTAGCATTTGAACAGTCCTCTCGATATTCTCTCATGATTCTCTATAGTTCTGCATATTGGGCATGTTCTCGATGTGTTTTCCTCATCTACATGTTCAACCTCTATCCCATATTCCTCTGCAACATCTCTAAGCCTTCTCAATAGATATCCATAGCTCCATATATGGACAATCTCGAAGTTAATCTTAGAACCCTTATTAGGTTCTTGAGAAGCGTATTTCGGATACCCAACATATATCCTCTTAACACCGCTGTGGTATAGCCATTCTATCGTATTCCTAACAGCCCAATCAATATAGCTCTTTACCTCCCTCCTCCACCTCTTATAAATCCTCCTAAGCCTCTTAGATGTTTTTAACCCATATCTATTCAACATACTCTGGTACTCTGATATCTTATCCCTCCAGTAGAAGCTAATAGCCTTCAAAGGCCTCCCATTAACCAATAAAGCAGATCCATCATCAACATATACAGCCAAGAGATTATTGATGCCTATATCAATGCCAGCCTCTCTATCTCCGAGGGGCTTTAGAGGGATCCTAAAGCTACTACCCTTGATCACCTTCTCCTCAACCTCGTATGATACGTATATATACCATTTCTTATCATCATGGTCATAATGTATCTCAGCCCTACACTGTTTCCCGGAAACATGTATCTTCCCTGAGTATCTAACCCTTATAGATCCTATAGCCCCTAAGCCCTTTATCACGATATATTCACCATCAATCTTATATTGATCATTTCTAAGAACACTCCACAGTGTTCTCCTCCCACCCCTCTTCCTATATCCAGGTGGATTAACTTTCTTTATGAATGGTGGTAGCCTACCCTCCCTCTTAGCCTTCAGAGACGAGAAGAACGACCTCCAGGCCTCATCATTCTTATTCAGAACCTGCTGTGTAGTAGCAGATCCGATTAACTTCTTATACCTCTCATAGAACTCCTTATATGTAGCCTTAAGATCTACTCTTTTTGTTTCGAAGAACATCCTCCTCCTAGCATAGTTGATCTCGTTCCAAAGCTTTGAAGATATATCACATAGTTTCCTCAGCCCCTCCTCAGCCACCTCATCTGGCAGTAGTCTCAGCATCACCGCCCTGATCAAGGTATCACGCTCGGGGCCCCCGCGGGCATAGAGATAGGGGTGTTATAGCAGATAGGGTTGGCCCGCCGAGGCCCAAAAGGATTGTGGAGCAAAGCTTATAAGCATTAACAACATCCCCACCCTAAAGGACGAGGCTTTCAGTTGTAATGGATCATTGATTTTCAATAGCAGGAAGATCCTAGGAAATAATATAAAATTATCTTAATAACCCTGGCCCAGTAAATAAATATTTGGTGGGCCGGTAGCTCAGCCTGGAAGAGCGCTGCCCTCGCACGGCAGAGGTCCCGGGTTCAAATCCCGGCCGGTCCACCAAATAATAAGGATCATAAGAGCCTTATCACATATGCCTAAATAGAATGTTAAAAGAGTTAGAAGGGGAGTTTAAAAATTCAAATCATGTCATTGAAATTTCCAGGAGAATCGAGATCCTTTACCAAGGTTTTAGAAATAGGAGGCATGCTTCTAATACTAGATCGTATAGATGTGCTGATTAAAGCATAGGAGCAGATAGAGGGTAGCATAAAATATAAGGGCCTTAATGGAATTAGTGATTTCGGAGAGGGCCCGTAGCTCAGCCAGGATAGAGCGCCGGCCTTCTATTAAGTAGTAGGAGAGAGCCGGCGGTCCGGGGTTCAAATCCCCGCGGGCCCGCCACTATATAGAGCTCCTAATGACATGCATAGGAAGAAATCTTACTTCTTAACATAAGTGTCTATTCCTAGAAGCTGTCTTACTGTATGTTGTTTAGGTTTATTATCCTCTGAGATAATTTTAGCCTAGGCTAAAAATTTTGGACAAGGCTAAAGATATATGTGGTGCCAGATGCCGAGGAGCTGTGGGAAGCTATAGGCTGTCTATATTGCTAGGACCGGCTACTGTTGTTTCTGTTGCGTATATTGATCCAGGTAACTTTGGAAGTAATATAGCAGCCGGATCTAGACATGGTCTTAACCTGCTATGGGTTGTCTGGGTCTCTGGGCTTTTGGCTATATTGTTCCAATATCTCTCTGGAAAGATCGGGATAGCCTTATCTAGATCTTTAACAGACATAGTATTTGA contains:
- a CDS encoding creatininase family protein, whose translation is MPRYMWRDLSWREFRDLCVRDDCVAVVPCGSIEQHGFHLPLGTDLSIAVSLSEKAVSEAWKAGYKVLLAEPISIGVSDMWSGNPGTLWVSIDSFISYVKDYISSIFKNNIKRVIVVNAHGGNSDPLKVALKSATSNFESSYRAYLINYWEFVGDIIDRVFTNPFFHADEVETSIASSLGVEIKLEGKDIPYESIRRPYSEEWHSLSLEKRPKIYFFYREGESLEIGAFGEPGKYSSEKGDIVVKAFVERFIKLLEEFRKGRL
- a CDS encoding replication factor C large subunit — protein: MAATRASQYIPWIIKYRPKTLSEYVDQDEAKGKLIEWIKKFPNVENKAVLLYGPPGVGKTTLVECIARDLGYELLEMNASDFRRMQDIERVAISASDKGGLFGRKRLILLDEVDGINTRADIGGLEAVLRLIEVTRVPVIMTANDPWSPTLRPLRNSALAIELKKLSEGNVIKVLRRICSSEGLECDEEALKEIARRSEGDLRSAINDLESVARGNKKISLEIVRAILGYRDRERNPFETLGRIFSAKSARAARAAAASTQLDNDMLMQWINENIPAQMQDPEDLWRAYEALSRADMYMGRIIKTGNWDLLSYAMDMMSAGVAMAKKSQERRWVSYRFPEKIRHMARSKESREVRDMLAQLIASHDHISTATAKKDVIPYLMIIFRNNPAEAAKIALGMMMSNSIIEYLAGPRAKEVISYMKELEKKIHEKGAKELKPETPKKAEAKEKAIDKGLQPQKEEKPRKGAGLDRFIK
- a CDS encoding ATP-binding cassette domain-containing protein, which encodes MWVVEVEDLHKIYPGGVKALNGISFRVSKGEIYSILGPNGAGKTTAMKIIATLLKPTSGRVSVMGIDVTSNPDAVRKIIGYVPQDLSADDELTGIENVMLQARLYGISKGEARRRAMELLEMVGLRDAANRVVRSYSGGMRRRLELAMGLVNDPELLILDEPTLGLDVQSRLALWDYIKRLKNERGLTILMTTHYMDEADKLSNRVAIIDRGRIVVEGSPEELKSRIGGDVIMVKISKPSQDIIEKIKAVEGVLNVDLVENIVRIKVESAEKTMARLLGVLSSIDTDVESISITRPTLDQVFVEYTGRMFRDEEPSDIRKQLIVWRRRR
- a CDS encoding PadR family transcriptional regulator; this translates as MLILYLLLRDGEMHGYELMKRIRIETKGSISPSPGNIYPSLHELASKGFVTVKSDETGRKIYSLTEKGREAILKKREFIENLLRSGPSEVIPILEDIHAIIAGIMSRWRCMEKARKEEFLLELRRLRSYIEAKDNVGC
- a CDS encoding phosphate uptake regulator PhoU — translated: MSSEIEARRVQRFGRSTLMVSLPAEWVRDVGLKPGDTVTITVEEDKSLRIYPAFTKVEKERKITLKISKYTKSSLIDKCLEAAYSLGYDVITVEVVDGSLEEEQLKTLRGFVKELIGAEIIDHTPTRVIIQIFVDPTKHSISGIISRMTSLIKYMIQYLGHLMVERKLHFVDEILELRRELTRFYMLSMRQTFLGQIDRSYGRLLEVKSYMLPRYRSIARSLDLIGEAMANIALYLKSLKPEEFEEVSKRMVEIKELLDLFQVSLERSIESIEKANVIEAFNTLSLGEEFYNHVTRYIERTLKENAGKPYYQIIREIVEILRRSSLDMKVITSVGFDLAIERSGGVIDLSSGEAIKIV
- a CDS encoding transposase, which gives rise to MIRAVMLRLLPDEVAEEGLRKLCDISSKLWNEINYARRRMFFETKRVDLKATYKEFYERYKKLIGSATTQQVLNKNDEAWRSFFSSLKAKREGRLPPFIKKVNPPGYRKRGGRRTLWSVLRNDQYKIDGEYIVIKGLGAIGSIRVRYSGKIHVSGKQCRAEIHYDHDDKKWYIYVSYEVEEKVIKGSSFRIPLKPLGDREAGIDIGINNLLAVYVDDGSALLVNGRPLKAISFYWRDKISEYQSMLNRYGLKTSKRLRRIYKRWRREVKSYIDWAVRNTIEWLYHSGVKRIYVGYPKYASQEPNKGSKINFEIVHIWSYGYLLRRLRDVAEEYGIEVEHVDEENTSRTCPICRTIENHERISRGLFKCYKHHRVFNADLVGAFNILAKKKSITPSPTLCGVGVTRLRPGARLNRAIARDVAQTSPL
- a CDS encoding THUMP domain-containing protein, whose translation is MECPKIIITAKAGKEDRVKEELEDLLYKLDPNILVKKTRYRDLLEIFSRVDADRLFREIRERPPYASLRAVKVDLCIDTEIKKIIDTCIELLKRVSEKGERKIRVECSKRGSYVESCKAIEIAVGTAIERSGIAKIDLKKPTDVIKIEIIDDLAYIGVMHPGSDKLHRIDRSLYERSQM
- a CDS encoding RsmB/NOP family class I SAM-dependent RNA methyltransferase — encoded protein: MTREFITNVIKLRCIYGNASRKKLAKIFLSGLYNDAEKTRDLEPWCLYSVPEWLYREMKDLVGNEVNNMFKSMLERIWWLRLNTLKAPEERILRILEEEAVVERDRDLWYLYRVIDVKKPVRLLKAVKLGMAIPQDKASCMVVEALKPRQGDAILDMTAAPGVKTSLIAMLTEGKAKIVATDISKRRVIAMKNLLKKLGALDYIDIVIADSRSPPHNRSFDKILLDAPCSSSGSISKDPAIRLHLLKRGKIEYYSTIQRELLDKALDLAKEVVYATCSILPEEGEEVIESIRNRAKPIDPGINALKGYAKYSVGNSVARLFPHTHMSEGFFIAKLVPMKTI
- a CDS encoding replication factor C small subunit produces the protein MSEELAQLLWTEKYRPRTLDDVVNQSDIVARLKVFVKEKNMPHLLFTGPPGVGKTTVALALVHDLYGEDYRRYVLEMNASDERGIDVIRTKVKEFARSVVVGDVPFKVVILDEADNMTADAQQALRRLMEMYVSTTRFILMANYSSKIIEPIQSRCAVFRFSPLSREDVVGRLKMISEKEGVKYDPEALDAIYDITEGDMRRAINILQAAAALGKVTVSSVYKVVGLAHPKEIREMIQLALSGNFSEARERLRKIMIDYGLSGIDVIKQIHKEIFDPDIKIDEELRVYIADYAGEINYRLIEGADDEIQLNAFLARLVLLGKRLGSYKS